AGGTTTAAAAGTAATATACGTAAAAGAAAAGTTTAGTTTATCTAGATTTAAGTTTTTAGATAAGAAGCTTGATAATGAAATTTTGGCTAATTTTTGTGGGCAAACTGCTATGATTTTAAATTCAGGAATAAGTCTTTTAAATGGGCTTGAAATAATGGAGCAGCAAATTAAAAATAAGAATATGAAGAAAATAATTTTAAATATAACAGATAGTATAAAAAAAGGAAATGGCTTGGATGTATCTATGGAAAGCTGCGGTAAATTTCCAAAATTACTAATTGACATGGTCAAAACAGGAGAAATCAGTGGAAATTTAGATACCGTACTATATAACATGGAGAGTTTTTATAAAAAAGAGGCCAGTATAAAAAGTAAGATTAAAAGTGCAGCTGTGTATCCTATGTTAATTTTAATTGTAGCACTAGGAATGCTTGTATTCTTTAATTTTATTGTATTTCCTGAAATAAAAGGCCTATTTGAAGACATGAAATTACCTGCTATAACAGTAATTGTACTTGGTATTATGAATTTTTTTGATAATAACTATATGTATATAATTATCTGTACGATTATAGCAGTAATTTTTTTCAAATACATAAATACAATTTCTAAAGTTGCATATTTTGTTGATAAGTTTAAGTTAAAGATTCCTATTTTAGGAGATGTTAAGCTAGACATTATAACAGCTAGGTTTACCAGAAGTATGGGAATATTTTTGAATTCTGGAATCCCTATTATAACTATAATGGATAATGTGCAGCTTGTTGTAGAAAATGTATTTATATCGAAAAAAATGGATAAAGTTAAAAACCAGCTAGTTGGGGGTACAACTTTTGCTGATTCTATTGAAAGTGAGAATATTTTTAAGCCGCTTGTGACCCAGATGATGAGAGTAGGACAAGAAACAGGTAAACTTGATGAGATTATGTTTAAACTGGCTGACATTTATGATGAAAAAGTAGAGACAGGAGTTGCTAGAATTATGTCACTTGTGGAACCTATTTTAACTCTGGTTATAGGTTTAATTGTTGGAGTAGTTATATTAGGAGTAGCATTACCTATAGTTCAAATGGCACAGGGGGTGAAATAAAATAAAAATTATATTTAGTTTTAAGGAAAATTATGCGGATGTAGCTGTTGCGTCCAAGATAATAAACAAAATAAAAATAAAAAAAGTAAGTAGAATACATGAGAAGAATGAATTTATTTCTGGGGGAAAACCCTATGCTGATGAATATAATTTAAATAAGATCAAAAGTATTAGGGAAAAGTTAAAAATTAGAAATAAAAATGTAAGAATAATATTGAATTGGGAAAGTATTATAACAAGAATAATAGAGACTCCAGTTATGAATAAAAAGGAACTTGCAGGTTTTATAAAGAATAATATAGAAGAGTATTTTTCTGTTAACATGAATGAATATCTTTATGATTATGAGGTTATTTCCTTAACTAATAAGGATAAAATGACCATTATGCTTGCAGTTGTGCCTAGAATAAAATTAAAGCAGGTATTGGATTTTATAAAGTATTGTGGATTGGTTCCACAGTCAATAGGAATATATCCTGATTCCGTATCAAATTTGTTTTTAGATGAAGATTATTGCAGTATAGCTGTCATAGATGCAAATGTAGAAAAGACGACTTTAACTATACTGGATAAAGGAAAAATATTTCTTTATTCCAATATATTAAATGAAACAGAGGATGAAGACTTTAGTGACTTAATGAGAAGTATTGATTATTTTTTTAATTTTTATTCAACAAGGCATTTTGGGAGTAAGATTGACAAGATATATGTATTAGGAGAACTTTGTACAAATTCAAAGCTTTGCGAGCTTATTAGTACTCAAACTTCAATAGAGACTAATATAGGATTCAATATTAAAGCGTCAAAATTAATTAAAAAGAGTACAGTAGATGAAAACATATATCCTGATATACTTGGAGATTCTATACCTGTAAAAAATATATATAATAAAAGTATAGATTTTCTTGATAGGTTTTATAGAAAAAATAAGAAGAAACAATTTGAAAATAAGTTAATTATACATGAAATAGAATTATTTTTTTTAATAACTATTATTATAATAGGAGCAGCACTTATATATACAAAGTTAAATTTATTAAAGTATGATACTTTGAACATAGATTCACAGATAGCTGCTTTAAGTGGTGTACAAAATGATGTGAATAAATTAGATAAGGAAAATAAAGCTTATGAGGATAAAGCTAATTATATAAAGAAAATTGAAGGCGATGATTTCGACTACATAGGAGTATTAGAAACTTTGAGAAATGGCTTACCTAAAGATGTAACTATAAAAGCCATTACCATGGATAAACAAAATATAAATGTTGTGTTTGATGTGGAGAAAAATACAATAGATGCGGCCAGACTTATTGTGGCAATAAATTCTATGAATGCATTTGAGCCTGTTGAGCTTCCCCAGGTAGATCTTAATGATAATGTAAAAGAGGTTACACTGAAATTGAAATTATTAGAATCATATAAAGGCGTGAATAAAGATGGAAAAAAATAAAAGGGATTTGATGATTTTAATAGCAATATTGTTTATAGGATTTAATTATGTGATTTATACATATTTTATAACTTACAAATTAGATACGGTGAAGCAGGCTAAAAATAAGTATGCTTTAAAAACAAAAGAATTAAATTCTCTTAAGGCTAAGAAAAAATCTATTGAGACTAAGCAGCAGGAGTTAAAAAAGTTGAGACAGAAGACTTCTAGTTTTGATAGTATGGTTCCTAAACAAATAGATACACCCCAACTTATATATGATTTTTATAATGGATGCAAGTCATTTGGAGTAAATGGAGAAAATATCTCTTTTGAATTGTTGAATGGGGATAGCAGTTCAAATAGTAATAATTTTCATACTCTTATAATAGACTTAAAGATTACAGGAAACAAGGCAAATATAGAGAATTTTATAAGAAATCTAAATACTATTACCAAAAGAAAGCTTAATGTAAAAAGCATTACTATTGGTTCTAGTGATGATGAAGAACTGAACAATGGTGAATTAAAGAGTTCTGATGAAAAAGTTAGCAAGGATAATAGTAATAAATCTATTGGTAATGCTAAAAAAAATGGAGATGAACTTCCCGGAGAAATTATTTTTTATCAGTATGTACAGGGCAGCGGAAGCAGCAATACAAAAGTTCCCGATAATTATGTTTTTTATGACAGCCAAAAACAGGGATTTAACAGTATAGCTGATATGTTCAAGTAAAATTTTTTGATTGTAAGGGGTGCGGATTGTGAATAGAAAAAAAGGTTTTACATTAATAGAAATTATGATAGTATTATCAATCATAGGATTGCTTTCCATAATTTTGGTGCCCAAGGTAGGAGCTCTTAAGCTGCAGTCAAAAAATAATAGTGTAAGCACCAGTGTGCTTTTAGTTAGAACTTATCTTGAAAATAGATGTGCAAAAGACAGCAGTGCATATAAAACTGCTGTCAATGGAAATGAAACAAAAGAGCAGGCTCTTACTGCTATTTTAAAAAATATTGAAACAGATATGAATTCTAATTTTTCAGGAAGTAATTCTTTAATAAATCCTTTTAATAGCAGCAAGTCTATTACTAAAGATTTGTCTGGAAATTCATCTGTTTTACTTTCCTATTCTTCTAATGCTTTACCAAAAGATAATGATGCAATAGTTAATAACAGCACTTTACCTGCTGGAGAAAATGTTAAGGGCAATGTAGTAATTATTGTCTATGGAAGTACCCAGGATAAAGTTGGAGGCTATGCATTATATGGAATAGACAGCGATGGTAAGAGAGTTAATCCATATATCATTAAATTTAAAGCTTCTACGGTTATTAATGAAAACACAAACACAAATACTGATTCTGGTATGGAAACGAATGTAAATAAAGTGGTCAATTATATAAGAATTGATGCAATAAGAAGGATAATAATGGGAGTGCCTGAAAACAAAATTTATGAAGTAATCCAGGGACCGTTATATAAAGGTTTGATCGATAAATTTACTCCGGGAAATGCTTCAAAGCATATTGTCAATCCATATTATTTGAATAAGGATGCAATTGATGATGATGGGTATCATACTAATGGAGACCCTGGCATAAATAGAGATTATTCTATAATAGTCAATGCTAATCCTTCAGATTATTCAAATATAGATAGTAAATATTCCGATCACCCGGGTACTGTAGTTGCATATATGAGCAAAAATCCAATGGGATATGTGGTGTACGGGGTTGATAAGAGCGGCAAAATGGTTTATAAAACTCCAATTAATCTTTCTACAGAAGTGACACCTGAAATGACAGCTGTATTAGGAAATAATGTGAAATCTGCAACTGATATGCTAAAGAATAACCTTGCTGCAAATCTTAAATCAGCTTATGATAAATATCCTCAGGGTACCTACAATAGGACTACTGTGCTGCAGTCTCTGGCAAAAAATCAACTTCAGCAGTTGAATTTAAAAAATTCCTATATACCGGATTGGACTGGCATAAAGACAGATACCTATAATTTTGACAAGGATAATGGAAATTCATTAGTTATAGAACTTACCCCGGGAAATTATGTTACTGATTACAAAGGAACGGTTATTGTAGATGTACTTTCAGATGCCACTGGCTATGCTATTTATGGTATAGATTATACTGGAAATAAGTATGCTTATACTGAGGTAAAATAAATGATATTGTTAGAAGCAGGGATTAAAATGAAGAAAAGAGGATTTACTTATATAGAAGTAATGATGGCTATCGGTGTATTTATAATGTTATCTGCTTTTGTTATTAGACTTAATATTGCAGCTAATAAAAATGTAAACAAACAGGTTTTAAGGCAAAATATGATGATGGAAGCACAGAAATGTCTTGAAAAAAGTAAAAATAATCCGGACAGCAGTGAATATAAAGGCAGTGATTATAAAAATATAGATGGTTACTATGTTAATATAAGTTCCATGCAGGTTAAAGCTGATTCGCCTAATCTTTTTGAAATTACAGTAAGGGTTAGGGACAGTATTTATAGTGATAAAAATGAAGTGGTATTAAAATCACATTTTTTAAAAAAATAAGGTGGTAGGACATTAGTATGAAAAAGAGAGGATTTACTTTAGTAGAACTCATGATAACTTTGGCTATATTCTCTATATTTTCGGTATATCTTTATCAAACTTTTTTTTCTCAAATAAGACAATCTTTTAATTTTAAAAATAATATAGATATCCAGTATAATGCAAATAAAGCTTTAAATATGCTTACAGATGAAATAAGAAATTATGATTCAGTTAATGATACTAAGATTTTAAAATCTTCAGATGGAGATACTGTTCTTAGGTTAGGTTCTAGAGATGAAAATGGCAAAATTAAAGTTAGTACTGTAAGTAATGCTAGTGGAACTAATGAAGATGAAATTAATTTGATTTCAAACGCATCTTCTAACATACTTTATAATATAAAAAGCAAAGTACTTCAGGATAAAGATGAGAATAAATGTTCCAATATAGATTCAGTTGATTTTTCGTATAAAGATGGATTAATTTTCATACGTATTTCAGCTTCAGAAGGGAATATACAGATTAAAAGTTCTACTGCCATTAATGTTCAGGCAAATTAATTTGTAAGGAGAAATAGGATATTTATGAAAAAAAGAGGTTCTGCCCTTATAGTTGTTATTATTATTATGACAGTAACTTTTTTATTGGCTGCATTTATGGTAGATACTAGTATAAAAAGCAATAGAGCAGCTTCAGATACTTCTGATAAAACAAGGGCATATTATAGTGCTGAGACAGGTATCTATGATTTTATAAATTATGTCAATGATGATATTAAAAACAATATTAAGAACAATAAACTTGATATATCTTCAGGGAATACTATAACTAATAATTATAACAAAGCTGGTCTTTATAATGACAATATGGAAGCATATAAAGCTGGACTTATGCACGATATCTCAATGCCGCAAGATAGTGATTATATAAAGACCTATACATTTGATGTCTATTCTAAAGGAAATTATGGTGCTGAAACTTGTACTATAATTGTAAATGTATCTATTGTTTATACAGATAACAAGTATACATCTTATACAATAAATTCCAGACGGGTAGAAGACTGAATAGAGTTTCAATGTAGGGGTTTCTAAGCAAAAAAATCAACTTATTCTCCGAATATTTTTAGTAATTAAAAATTAAGAGTTAAGAATTAATAGTTATGGATGATTTTCTTTCGTTAGCACTTCAGAAAATCTAAAACATAGCGCCACTTACGCAAAGATCCAATAAGTTTCAAATTGACCTCCACTATTAATTCTTAATTATCAATTCTTAACTTAAAAATATGTCTGCGTATAAGTTGATTTTTAAGTTAGAAAACTCTAATTAAAATTTGTCACTACATGGCTGGTATAAGTTAACTTTCTACATTGAAACTCTATAAAAGTTTTTATAAAAATATGTATTTTATCTGCCATATATATTATAATTAAATCTATAATGCTAAAATTGGAGGGATACTATGGGAGAATGGGAAATGATACTCAGGCTAGTACTCTCGGGAGTACTTGGGGCTTTAATAGGATTTGAAAGAAGAAGCCACTCTAAGCAAGCAGGACTTAGAACTCATTTTGTCGTAGCAGTTGGAAGTGCCCTTATTATGCTTGTGTCTAAATATGGATTTTGGGATTTAGTTGGTATGAATTCGGTATCATTAGATCCAAGTAGGGTAGCTGCTCAGGTTGTAAGCGGTGTTGGTTTCTTGGGAGCAGGAACTATTATTGTGGAACACCAGTTTGTAAGAGGACTGACTACTGCAGCTGGACTGTGGGCTACAGCAGGTATTGGTATAGCAATTGGTGCAGGTATGTATATACCTGGTGTGGGAGCTACAGTGCTTATAGTTATAGGACTTGAAATATTCAACAAACTTCAAAAAAACGAGGTATATTCTATTGGAAGGGCAAATTTATCAGAAGAAGGTATTAATTCTACACTGGATATATTAAAAAATTCAAAAATGAAAATATCTAATATTCAGGTTAACAGGCATCATAATAAAACCAATAAGGATTTAGAAGTAAGGATTACCTTTAAAGTTTATAGCAGAAATCAAAATGAAATGAAGGATATGATGGTAAGTCTTCTGAAGATTCCTTATGTAAGGGACGTAAACATAGAATAAAGTTTTTTAGGGACAAGAAGAAATATAATTTGTTTTTTTATTAACTCAACTTTTGCAGTTTAAAAAAATTACGACCTAAATGAATTCACAATGCACAATTTCGGTAGATTTTTCTCCGCTGTGCTGCGAAAAATTTTAAATTTAAAACTTATTGAAGCTTTGCTTCAATGGTGTTATATTTTAGATTTTCTGAAGTTTTAATGGAAGAAAATCATCCTTAATTGTGAACTGTGCATCGTGCATTGTGAATTCATTGCTTCGCAATTTTTTTATATTAAGTCAAAATTTTATATATGTGAAAATTGAGTTATTAACAAACTATATAATATAATATTGGAGGAAAACATATGAAAAAAATATTTAAGCTGGCTTTAGGGCAAGCAATAATTTTAGGACTTGCTTTCCCCGGAACTGTATCTGCTGCTTCCGGCCATAATGTGAGCAGAATTTACGGATCAAGTAGATACCAAACCTCAATAAATATTTGTAACAACTTTAGCAGCGGGAAAGTACAAAATGTTATTGTAACCAGTGGAAACAATTTCCCCGACGCCTTAGCTGGTAGTGTGCTTTCAAAACAATTAAATGCTCCTATTCTTTTGGTAGACAAGTCTTTAAGTGACAGTCAGGATTCTATTAATTATATAAAAGATCATTTGGATGCAAGTGGAACTGTATATGTTCTAGGCGGATATGCTTCTGTAAGTGATGAATATATAAATTACATTAAATCTTTAGGATTTAACAATATTAAAAGACTTGGTGGAAAAAATAGATTTGAAACTAACAAAGTAATAGTACAAAATATGAATGTAAGTAAGGGAACGCCTCTAGTTGTAGTTAATGGCAGTAATTTCCCTGATGCACTGAGTATATCAAGTATAGCAGGTATGAAAGGTTATCCAATAATTTTAAGTAATACAGATAGACTACCGGATGAAGTAAAAGAAAAGATAAGTGAGATAAGTCCTTCTTATGTGTACATAATAGGAGGACATGGTGCATTAAGTGATAATATTATTTCTGAGATAAAGAAATTGGACACAACTATAGAGGATGGAAATATTATAAGAATATGGGGAAAGAATAGATATGAAACTTCATTAAACATATGTAAACATTTTGATTTGGACAGCAGTACTATAGTTATTGCAAATGGAGAAAATTTCCCGGATGCTTTATCTGGAAGTGCTTTAGCGTCAAAACTTCAGGCCCCTATTTTGCTTACTGATGGAAAGA
The genomic region above belongs to Clostridium sp. AWRP and contains:
- a CDS encoding type II secretion system F family protein, which codes for MKKFIYKAWDDEFNVIKEEIEDNDADEAFRNLKSRGLKVIYVKEKFSLSRFKFLDKKLDNEILANFCGQTAMILNSGISLLNGLEIMEQQIKNKNMKKIILNITDSIKKGNGLDVSMESCGKFPKLLIDMVKTGEISGNLDTVLYNMESFYKKEASIKSKIKSAAVYPMLILIVALGMLVFFNFIVFPEIKGLFEDMKLPAITVIVLGIMNFFDNNYMYIIICTIIAVIFFKYINTISKVAYFVDKFKLKIPILGDVKLDIITARFTRSMGIFLNSGIPIITIMDNVQLVVENVFISKKMDKVKNQLVGGTTFADSIESENIFKPLVTQMMRVGQETGKLDEIMFKLADIYDEKVETGVARIMSLVEPILTLVIGLIVGVVILGVALPIVQMAQGVK
- the pilO gene encoding type 4a pilus biogenesis protein PilO; the protein is MEKNKRDLMILIAILFIGFNYVIYTYFITYKLDTVKQAKNKYALKTKELNSLKAKKKSIETKQQELKKLRQKTSSFDSMVPKQIDTPQLIYDFYNGCKSFGVNGENISFELLNGDSSSNSNNFHTLIIDLKITGNKANIENFIRNLNTITKRKLNVKSITIGSSDDEELNNGELKSSDEKVSKDNSNKSIGNAKKNGDELPGEIIFYQYVQGSGSSNTKVPDNYVFYDSQKQGFNSIADMFK
- a CDS encoding type II secretion system protein, translated to MNRKKGFTLIEIMIVLSIIGLLSIILVPKVGALKLQSKNNSVSTSVLLVRTYLENRCAKDSSAYKTAVNGNETKEQALTAILKNIETDMNSNFSGSNSLINPFNSSKSITKDLSGNSSVLLSYSSNALPKDNDAIVNNSTLPAGENVKGNVVIIVYGSTQDKVGGYALYGIDSDGKRVNPYIIKFKASTVINENTNTNTDSGMETNVNKVVNYIRIDAIRRIIMGVPENKIYEVIQGPLYKGLIDKFTPGNASKHIVNPYYLNKDAIDDDGYHTNGDPGINRDYSIIVNANPSDYSNIDSKYSDHPGTVVAYMSKNPMGYVVYGVDKSGKMVYKTPINLSTEVTPEMTAVLGNNVKSATDMLKNNLAANLKSAYDKYPQGTYNRTTVLQSLAKNQLQQLNLKNSYIPDWTGIKTDTYNFDKDNGNSLVIELTPGNYVTDYKGTVIVDVLSDATGYAIYGIDYTGNKYAYTEVK
- a CDS encoding type II secretion system protein — protein: MKKRGFTYIEVMMAIGVFIMLSAFVIRLNIAANKNVNKQVLRQNMMMEAQKCLEKSKNNPDSSEYKGSDYKNIDGYYVNISSMQVKADSPNLFEITVRVRDSIYSDKNEVVLKSHFLKK
- a CDS encoding type II secretion system protein, whose protein sequence is MKKRGFTLVELMITLAIFSIFSVYLYQTFFSQIRQSFNFKNNIDIQYNANKALNMLTDEIRNYDSVNDTKILKSSDGDTVLRLGSRDENGKIKVSTVSNASGTNEDEINLISNASSNILYNIKSKVLQDKDENKCSNIDSVDFSYKDGLIFIRISASEGNIQIKSSTAINVQAN
- a CDS encoding PilX N-terminal domain-containing pilus assembly protein, with product MKKRGSALIVVIIIMTVTFLLAAFMVDTSIKSNRAASDTSDKTRAYYSAETGIYDFINYVNDDIKNNIKNNKLDISSGNTITNNYNKAGLYNDNMEAYKAGLMHDISMPQDSDYIKTYTFDVYSKGNYGAETCTIIVNVSIVYTDNKYTSYTINSRRVED
- a CDS encoding MgtC/SapB family protein, giving the protein MGEWEMILRLVLSGVLGALIGFERRSHSKQAGLRTHFVVAVGSALIMLVSKYGFWDLVGMNSVSLDPSRVAAQVVSGVGFLGAGTIIVEHQFVRGLTTAAGLWATAGIGIAIGAGMYIPGVGATVLIVIGLEIFNKLQKNEVYSIGRANLSEEGINSTLDILKNSKMKISNIQVNRHHNKTNKDLEVRITFKVYSRNQNEMKDMMVSLLKIPYVRDVNIE
- a CDS encoding cell wall-binding repeat-containing protein, with translation MKKIFKLALGQAIILGLAFPGTVSAASGHNVSRIYGSSRYQTSINICNNFSSGKVQNVIVTSGNNFPDALAGSVLSKQLNAPILLVDKSLSDSQDSINYIKDHLDASGTVYVLGGYASVSDEYINYIKSLGFNNIKRLGGKNRFETNKVIVQNMNVSKGTPLVVVNGSNFPDALSISSIAGMKGYPIILSNTDRLPDEVKEKISEISPSYVYIIGGHGALSDNIISEIKKLDTTIEDGNIIRIWGKNRYETSLNICKHFDLDSSTIVIANGENFPDALSGSALASKLQAPILLTDGKNISIQKQYIDTTKYTDEIILGGSGAVSEDAENELKGIEKKLFEVTNEFVGEDGKYYIEGNYLKYVTDINEALDYVKRTGDSSVVEEDNGQWFILDDGFDMTISDKVKLEVDSDVSIKLIHFDSDGNIFYNQPNFTDMVNGKYEDKPVFNLFIKDGKVMKMDQQFRP